A genomic segment from Maniola hyperantus chromosome 4, iAphHyp1.2, whole genome shotgun sequence encodes:
- the LOC117997182 gene encoding uncharacterized protein isoform X2, giving the protein MASTAVKVAGAAKDISPLYYRILSKFPQNFTFCFAYGSAVKPQIGNQKKHNMIDLIYCVDNSYRWHGANIDMNPSHYSALRFLGKGFVARFQEKWGAKVYFNTLVDIKEENVTIKYGVVSQKDLIADLLDWNHLYLAGRLHKPVEIIKKTNSSQLQIALQSNLRSAVHTALLVLPETFSEYDFYFTISNLSYAGDFRMTFGENKNKVRNIVQPQLLNFRELYRPILQQFHAYVDFPTGDAQCHQDIHPETKLHHLMQLPMIPQQRIVKFWNHGGLQQDMEDVLRAVAYDIDCAVILRQILKDLVWQSSVRQSLKGIPTAGFLKSIRANMLTDESSSDSETGRFKGQTKSQDDKSINPNLKRDSLHSRSTGRNRRSPDRFNRDADRKRSEREKFERRSRERNKYSRYSPRRRYSRERSKISTERFRDRHYRDSRSRETKYKPRENRSNSKDKHRHSRSRSHKSPVTTRNIRDEIKCIITKKDRSPDKVIKKSRNENLSSPEPVAKKSVVHKPTEVQKKKSESPILIEEHASSDVSEEVQPGSYYNMIPAIVKEKPDEVKEKSEESSEIDSSDDERLRAKLLNLEKELQKTKKKKHKKKHKRKNSKSDKDKRDSSASVEVTSTTDIPELNTESSKVIGSAEVTSTQKNILKESSEEGEILSDDSQSDIDPNDLRHKLKRSKKATDVQRKDACGPALPPHLEKRFKKSISPVIEGPSLPPHLQKKVHIKGPSIPEDMRKVLAENSEMTHEVIHSSSDDDGIGPLPTGAEHKWSEAHQRLEERAIVMKIQTLDGHSLKSSNIKSREQWMLELPEGKAKYLGLEARSFRAKEGPDMSDRSSWTDTPEDKARKALGMPKEEDSSTTLQREARERHIANRDEEQDKAARKHKKKHRREESLLEIHQKKLKKKKKKEDKDEEKKERRPFSRDQDLQVNRFDEAQKKSIIKKAQGLNSRFSSGEAKYL; this is encoded by the exons ATGGCATCTACAGCAGTAAAAGTAGCTGGCGCTGCGAAGGATATATCGCCTCTGTACTACAGAATTTTATCTAAATTTCcacaaaattttactttttgttttgCCTATGGATCAGCTGTCAAGCCTCAAATAGGCAACCAGAAGAAGCACAATATGATCGATCTAATATATTGCGTCGACAACTCGTACCGATGGCACGGTGCTAACATCGATATGAACCCGTCACACTACTCAGCACTTCGCTTTTTGGGCAAAGGATTTGTTGCAAGATTTCAAGAGAAGTGGGGTGCAAAAGTTTACTTTAACACATTGgtggacataaaagaagaaaatgtAACTATTAAGTATGGTGTTGTATCACAAAAAGACCTAATTGCTGATCTTCTCGATTGGAACCACTTGTATCTGGCGGGCAGACTTCATAAGCCAGTTGAGATTATTAAAAAGACAAACAGCTCTCAACTACAGATTGCTCTGCAGTCTAATTTGCGCTCAGCTGTTCATACTGCCCTGCTGGTATTACCAGAGACCTTTTCTGAATATGACTTTTACTTTACAATATCTAATTTAAGTTATGCTGGAGATTTCCGCATGACCTTTGGTGAAAATAAGAACAAGGTTCGAAACATTGTCCAGCCACAACTGTTAAACTTTCGTGAACTCTACAGACCAATCTTGCAGCAATTCCATGCTTATGTAGATTTTCCAACCGGTGATGCTCAGTGCCATCAGGACATACATCCTGAAACTAAATTGCACCATTTAATGCAGCTGCCTATGATTCCACAACAGAGAATAGTGAAATTTTGGAATCACGGAGGACTTCAGCAAGATATGGAGGATGTTCTTCGGGCTGTAGCGTATGATATTGATTGTGCTGTTATTTTGAGGCAAATACTGAAGGACTTGGTATGGCAGTCTAGTGTGAGACAGTCACTGAAGGGAATTCCCACAGCTGGTTTCCTAAAATCAATCC GTGCAAATATGCTAACTGATGAATCAAGCAGTGATTCAGAAACAGGCAGGTTTAAAGGTCAAACGAAAAGCCAAGATGACAAATCAATTAATCCTAATTTGAAACGAGATAGTTTACACAGTAGATCAACAGGCAGGAACAGGAGATCTCCTGACAGGTTTAATAGAGATGCAGATAGAAAGAGAAGTGAAAGAGAAAAGTTTGAAAGGCGTTCTAGAGAAAGAAATAAATACTCTAGGTACTCTCCTAGAAGAAGGTACTCTAGAGAAAGAAGTAAAATATCTACAGAAAGATTTAGAGACAGACATTACAGAGACTCAAGGTCCCGAGAGACAAAGTATAAACCAAGAGAGAATCGAAGCAATAGCAAAGATAAACATAGGCATTCAAGATCAAGATCTCATAAGTCTCCAGTAACAACAAGGAATATAAGAGATGAAATCAAATGCATCATTACAAAAAAGGATAGAAGTCCAGATAAAGTTATAAAGAAATCCAGAAATGAGAATTTATCATCACCAGAACCTGTAGCAAAAAAATCAGTGGTACATAAACCTACTGAAGTTCAGAAGAAGAAAAGCGAGAGCCCTATTTTAATTGAAGAACATGCTAGCAGTGATGTTTCTGAAGAAGTGCAACCTGGCTCATATTATAACATGATACCAGCAATTGTAAAAGAAAAGCCTGACGAAGTAAAAGAGAAATCTGAAGAATCTAGTGAAATCGATTCTTCTGATGATGAGAGACTTAGAGCCAAGTTGCTAAATTTAGAAAAAGAGTTGCAGAAAACCAAAAAGAAGAagcataaaaaaaaacataaaagaaaaaattcAAAGTCTGACAAAGACAAACGTGACTCATCAGCCTCTGTAGAAGTTACCAGTACAACAGATATTCCAGAACTCAATACTGAGTCTTCTAAAGTAATTGGAAGTGCTGAAGTTACAtctacacaaaaaaatattctgaAAGAGAGCAGTGAAGAAGGTGAAATATTGAGCGACGATTCTCAAAGCGATATTGATCCAAATGACTTAAGACATAAACTTAAACGATCAAAAAAAGCCACAGATGTTCAAAGGAAAGATGCATGTGGACCAGCACTGCCTCCACATTTAGAAAAACGTTTTAAAAAGAGCATATCACCTGTCATTGAAGGACCGTCATTACCTCCTCATTTGCAGAAAAAGGTTCATATTAAAG GACCATCAATACCAGAAGACATGCGTAAAGTGTTGGCTGAAAATAGTGAAATGACTCATGAAGTTATACATTCAAGTTCAGATGATGATGGTATAGGACCACTACCCACAGGAGCTGAACATAAATGGTCAGAAGCTCACCAGCGTCTCGAAGAGAGAGCTATTGTGATGAAAATACAAACACTTGATGGGCATTCACTTAAGAGCTCAAATATCAAATCACGAGAACAATGGATGTTAGAATTGCCAGAGGGAAAAGCGAAATATTTGGGACTAGAAGCCCGAAGTTTTAGGGCAAAGGAAGGTCCTGATATGTCTGATAG ATCAAGTTGGACAGACACTCCTGAAGATAAAGCGCGGAAGGCATTAGGAATGCCAAAGGAAGAGGATTCTAGTACAACACTTCAAAGAGAAGCAAGGGAACGTCACATTGCTAATCGCGATGAAGAACAAGATAAAGCGGCTAG aaaaCACAAAAAGAAGCATAGAAGAGAAGAAAGCTTATTAGAAATTCATcaaaagaaattgaaaaaaaagaaaaag AAAGAAGACAAAGACGAAGAGAAGAAGGAACGACGTCCGTTCAGCCGAGACCAGGACTTGCAAGTGAACCGTTTCGATGAAGCTCAAAAGAAGTCCATTATCAAGAAAGCTCAGGGCTTAAATTCGAGATTTTCTAGCGGTGAAGCGAAATATTTGTAA
- the LOC117997182 gene encoding NKAP family protein CG6066 isoform X1, whose product MLTDESSSDSETGRFKGQTKSQDDKSINPNLKRDSLHSRSTGRNRRSPDRFNRDADRKRSEREKFERRSRERNKYSRYSPRRRYSRERSKISTERFRDRHYRDSRSRETKYKPRENRSNSKDKHRHSRSRSHKSPVTTRNIRDEIKCIITKKDRSPDKVIKKSRNENLSSPEPVAKKSVVHKPTEVQKKKSESPILIEEHASSDVSEEVQPGSYYNMIPAIVKEKPDEVKEKSEESSEIDSSDDERLRAKLLNLEKELQKTKKKKHKKKHKRKNSKSDKDKRDSSASVEVTSTTDIPELNTESSKVIGSAEVTSTQKNILKESSEEGEILSDDSQSDIDPNDLRHKLKRSKKATDVQRKDACGPALPPHLEKRFKKSISPVIEGPSLPPHLQKKVHIKGPSIPEDMRKVLAENSEMTHEVIHSSSDDDGIGPLPTGAEHKWSEAHQRLEERAIVMKIQTLDGHSLKSSNIKSREQWMLELPEGKAKYLGLEARSFRAKEGPDMSDRSSWTDTPEDKARKALGMPKEEDSSTTLQREARERHIANRDEEQDKAARKHKKKHRREESLLEIHQKKLKKKKKKEDKDEEKKERRPFSRDQDLQVNRFDEAQKKSIIKKAQGLNSRFSSGEAKYL is encoded by the exons ATGCTAACTGATGAATCAAGCAGTGATTCAGAAACAGGCAGGTTTAAAGGTCAAACGAAAAGCCAAGATGACAAATCAATTAATCCTAATTTGAAACGAGATAGTTTACACAGTAGATCAACAGGCAGGAACAGGAGATCTCCTGACAGGTTTAATAGAGATGCAGATAGAAAGAGAAGTGAAAGAGAAAAGTTTGAAAGGCGTTCTAGAGAAAGAAATAAATACTCTAGGTACTCTCCTAGAAGAAGGTACTCTAGAGAAAGAAGTAAAATATCTACAGAAAGATTTAGAGACAGACATTACAGAGACTCAAGGTCCCGAGAGACAAAGTATAAACCAAGAGAGAATCGAAGCAATAGCAAAGATAAACATAGGCATTCAAGATCAAGATCTCATAAGTCTCCAGTAACAACAAGGAATATAAGAGATGAAATCAAATGCATCATTACAAAAAAGGATAGAAGTCCAGATAAAGTTATAAAGAAATCCAGAAATGAGAATTTATCATCACCAGAACCTGTAGCAAAAAAATCAGTGGTACATAAACCTACTGAAGTTCAGAAGAAGAAAAGCGAGAGCCCTATTTTAATTGAAGAACATGCTAGCAGTGATGTTTCTGAAGAAGTGCAACCTGGCTCATATTATAACATGATACCAGCAATTGTAAAAGAAAAGCCTGACGAAGTAAAAGAGAAATCTGAAGAATCTAGTGAAATCGATTCTTCTGATGATGAGAGACTTAGAGCCAAGTTGCTAAATTTAGAAAAAGAGTTGCAGAAAACCAAAAAGAAGAagcataaaaaaaaacataaaagaaaaaattcAAAGTCTGACAAAGACAAACGTGACTCATCAGCCTCTGTAGAAGTTACCAGTACAACAGATATTCCAGAACTCAATACTGAGTCTTCTAAAGTAATTGGAAGTGCTGAAGTTACAtctacacaaaaaaatattctgaAAGAGAGCAGTGAAGAAGGTGAAATATTGAGCGACGATTCTCAAAGCGATATTGATCCAAATGACTTAAGACATAAACTTAAACGATCAAAAAAAGCCACAGATGTTCAAAGGAAAGATGCATGTGGACCAGCACTGCCTCCACATTTAGAAAAACGTTTTAAAAAGAGCATATCACCTGTCATTGAAGGACCGTCATTACCTCCTCATTTGCAGAAAAAGGTTCATATTAAAG GACCATCAATACCAGAAGACATGCGTAAAGTGTTGGCTGAAAATAGTGAAATGACTCATGAAGTTATACATTCAAGTTCAGATGATGATGGTATAGGACCACTACCCACAGGAGCTGAACATAAATGGTCAGAAGCTCACCAGCGTCTCGAAGAGAGAGCTATTGTGATGAAAATACAAACACTTGATGGGCATTCACTTAAGAGCTCAAATATCAAATCACGAGAACAATGGATGTTAGAATTGCCAGAGGGAAAAGCGAAATATTTGGGACTAGAAGCCCGAAGTTTTAGGGCAAAGGAAGGTCCTGATATGTCTGATAG ATCAAGTTGGACAGACACTCCTGAAGATAAAGCGCGGAAGGCATTAGGAATGCCAAAGGAAGAGGATTCTAGTACAACACTTCAAAGAGAAGCAAGGGAACGTCACATTGCTAATCGCGATGAAGAACAAGATAAAGCGGCTAG aaaaCACAAAAAGAAGCATAGAAGAGAAGAAAGCTTATTAGAAATTCATcaaaagaaattgaaaaaaaagaaaaag AAAGAAGACAAAGACGAAGAGAAGAAGGAACGACGTCCGTTCAGCCGAGACCAGGACTTGCAAGTGAACCGTTTCGATGAAGCTCAAAAGAAGTCCATTATCAAGAAAGCTCAGGGCTTAAATTCGAGATTTTCTAGCGGTGAAGCGAAATATTTGTAA
- the CycC gene encoding cyclin-C produces the protein MAGNFWQSSHHQQWILDKQDLFRDRQHDLGKLTEEEYQKIFNFFASIIQVLGEQLKLRQQVIATATVYFKRFYARNSLKCIDPLLLAPTCVFLASKVEEFGVISNSRLITTCQTVIKNKFSYAYGQQEFPYRTNHILECEFYLLENLDCCLIVYQPYRPLLLFVQDIHTQVQDDQILTFAWRIVNDSLRTDVSLLYPPYQIAISALHIACVMLGKDNLKPWFAELNVDMDKIQEIVRTIINLYEMWKSYDEKKEIQGLLGKMPKPCPAPQR, from the exons ATGGCTGGTAATTTTTGGCAGAGTTCACATCATCAGCAATGGATACTGGATAAACAAGATCTCTTTCGAGATCGTCAACATGATTTGGGAAAGCTAACTGAGGAGGAATACCaaaaaatattcaactttttcGCTAGCATCATACAAGTGCTAGGAGAGCAACTAAAACTTCGACAACAAGTTATAGCCACCGCGACAGTCTACTTCAAAAGATTTTATGCCAGAAATTCTTTAAAATGTATAGATCCATTGCTTTTGGCACCCACTTGTGTGTTCCTAGCGTCTAAAGTAGAAGAGTTTGGTGTGATTTCTAATTCAAGACTGATAACTACATGTCAAACAGTAATTAAAAACAAGTTCAGCTATGCATATGGGCAACAAGAGTTTCCTTACAGGACTAACCACATACTAGAGTGTGAATTTTATTTACTCGAAAATTTGGATTGTTGCCTGATTGTCTACCAACCATATAGGCCCTTATTGCTCTTTGTCCAAGATATACATACACAAGTGCAGGATGATCAAATTCTCACTTTTGCTTGGAGAATTGTTAATGATTCATTGAGAACTGATGTTAGCTTACTCTATCCTCCCTATcag ATTGCCATAAGTGCTCTTCACATAGCTTGTGTAATGCTTGGTAAAGATAACCTAAAGCCATGGTTTGCTGAGCTTAACGTTGATATGGATAAA ATCCAGGAAATAGTGAGGACTATCATTAATTTGTATGAGATGTGGAAGAGTTATGATGAAAAGAAGGAAATCCAAGGCCTTTTAGGTAAAATGCCAAAACCTTGTCCTGCACCACAGAGATAA